A single genomic interval of Lentimicrobium saccharophilum harbors:
- a CDS encoding deoxynucleoside kinase, translating to MHIAIAGNIGSGKTTLCGLLAKHFGWQAHFEDVETNPYLPSFYEDMQRWSFNLQVYFLNSRFRQIIEIRNSGKTVVQDRTIYEDAYIFAPNLHSMNLMTTRDFQNYSSLFELMSTFVKPPDLLIYLKASVPTLVSQIQKRGRDYENSIRLDYLKSLNDRYEAWIGGYKLGKLLIVEVDNLNFSEKPEDLAVVIDKINAEIHGLF from the coding sequence ATGCATATAGCCATCGCCGGAAATATCGGTTCAGGGAAAACCACCCTCTGCGGGTTGCTTGCCAAGCATTTTGGCTGGCAGGCCCATTTCGAAGATGTAGAAACCAATCCGTATCTCCCCAGTTTCTATGAGGATATGCAGCGCTGGTCGTTCAACCTGCAGGTTTACTTCCTTAACAGCAGGTTCAGGCAGATTATCGAAATCAGGAACAGCGGCAAAACGGTGGTTCAGGACAGGACCATTTATGAAGACGCTTACATCTTCGCCCCAAACCTGCACTCGATGAACCTGATGACTACCCGTGACTTTCAGAATTACTCCTCCCTGTTTGAGCTGATGAGCACATTTGTAAAGCCGCCCGACCTGCTGATCTATCTGAAGGCAAGTGTACCTACCCTGGTTTCGCAGATTCAGAAGCGCGGCAGGGATTATGAGAACTCCATCAGGCTGGATTATTTGAAAAGCCTGAACGACCGCTACGAAGCCTGGATTGGCGGATACAAACTGGGTAAGCTGCTGATTGTGGAGGTGGATAACCTTAATTTTTCGGAAAAACCCGAAGATCTGGCGGTGGTAATCGACAAAATCAATGCCGAAATCCATGGACTTTTCTGA